The Prionailurus viverrinus isolate Anna chromosome B1, UM_Priviv_1.0, whole genome shotgun sequence genome includes the window cttttcaaaatattttacacttttctgtaattgtttcacattttttttaattgtttcacatttttaaacaatcagTGCAGActgaaaatagcaaaaaaaaattaataaatagtattAACAAAACCTTTCTTCtccaaaaatatctttcatttcttccaggaaaaaatttcaatttccaaGAGGATTAACAGACAAAATTACTAAATTTAcgttaagttaaaaaatatgcatatgataTCCCCTTTGTTCCAAAATAGCTCTGACTTTCTTTAGGTCACAAAATCTTTTGGGAATCTACTGGAAGTTAAGAGCtctaatgaaaacaaattatgttCGCTACAaaatcagacaacaacagatgatTAAAAATTCGTAATAACTTCAGACCAACTCTAACGTTGACtagatatttaatacattttagcatgaaatattttctaaaataaattttttctgaaaatagatGTCCCTTAAAGGAATACCAGGAAAGCACTTTACTTATTCTTTTAAGTTATAATGACTATAGTAAGGCTTACTCATTCAACTACTCAATCAACCATTAACGGCACCAATAAAAATAAGCCAAGTGCAGTTCTATAGAAAGAGTAATTTAAACTGAGCTCACTGCAAATTTCATCCAGCAGGGAATTTCAGACTTCAGATTTTGCTTCAAGTCAAATACAAGAGTTACGGTAGAATCAAATCTAGACATAGTTTATTGCAGAGGAACAAATTCTAATTTTACTTGCTTTGTTTTCCATATGCAAAACATTTTCACATGgggaagttttaaaaaggaaagagcaacAACTATCCTCAACACACAAAAGCATTACCCTGACTTGTTTCCTGCCAGGCAGAGGCTCAGTGCTAATGATCTTCACAATCACGCCACTGACAAACTGTGGTCCTGTTGCATTAACCTTTTCCTGGGGACAACACTCTTCACTGTTTGCTGTTgatttgaaaaggaaagagaaataagccTCTTACACTCAGTAATTTAGTAGGCCCACTTTAGAAGAACAACAGTAATTTCTTCAGCTGATTTAAGTAAccaattttaatttacttaatgtAACTGTAAAATAAGTTATTCTGGTGTCATACTGCTTACTGCAGATTACCATGAATGAAAATACCCAAACCTTTACTACTCTAATTGCAGAGCCTGGTTAGAACACTTGTAAAACCTTAGAAAAAACTCCCCCTTTTTCTTAACCAAATAATAGAGTACTTTACTTAGTAAACAGACACAGAACAGTATGTtaacattcaacaaacattacgattaaaatgtgaaaatttaagATTTTCAATTTGTAAGAATTCCAAATATGTCCTAATAGGATAAAATTACAGACGGAAattgtaatttttgtttctaCAAACTTTCTCAATTGATAGACACTCATCACTAATTCTGATTAATAAAAACTGTAGAGAAAACTTAAGTAAAAaagacactttcttttttctttttttaatttttttaagtgtcaaggGCTTGAATTACAAGGGGCTTGAACATAGGACTCAGATCCAGAGACACATgttctactgagccagccaggtgcccagaaaaACAGGAGTCATGGAAACGAGCACTTCAAATATtcttatatcaaaaataaattgcacatttaagtttttaaaaattaaggtttatCCTGTAACTCAGAAATAGTACATTAGTATATAAACACAATACAATACTACAAAAACTATTATAGTggtatttacttttttcattttctattccaGAGTTAGGAGCTActccatttgtttccatttttgactCCGATTTTATTTgggatattgttttttttaaagaagacatgcTGGCTTTTTGCAGTGCTAAATACTCTTTTTTCAAATCCATCCATTCGCTCCTGTAACGAAAAGAATGTACTTTTGAAATAGTGAAAAAAGATGGtcaaataaaaagttattatCAAAGTATATACATTCACAGTGCTTTGTaatcttttccttcttcaaacACATACATTCACACTACTTCTGGAGTCCTAAGTCCATCCAGTAAATATATAAAGGGGAGTTCCATCTGACCCAACATTCAGattgaatgttttaaatttgaCAATTCAATTCTTGagtatgtttcaaatattttcatttatgaaaataaaagttttgaattAATTAACTAGTAACAATTAGTCATCACTAGGGGGAAAATGGCAGATTACTATTTAGAGATTATTTGTTAAACTGCTTCCAATTTGGGAGATAACATTCCTTAGCATTTACTTGACTCAAAAGGaatttctaagaagaaaaaaaacgcCCCATGgaagcaatttatttatttacatgcatTTAACATGTAGATGTTTCTTCAAACAGCTAGAGCTCCTCCAGATAGAAACACAATGCCTCTCCAGGCTCCACAGGAGCACTCATTGTTACTCTAATCTATGCCATCAAACAAGcagatagggttttttttttttttttaaagaggatatCTTGTGGTAATGGTCTTAGCTGTTATTATTGACATCtgtatacttcaaaaaaaaaaaaagtatccagaCCCACCCAGGATCATACATTCCCAGAGAGCTGATACATTAGAATAACAAAAACCTCTTGTAATGATTCTCTGAGATAAAAAGGCAAGAGGAATTCAGCAGTTAAGAATAGTATAAATACAAGTGCCTGAAGTCCTTGCCTTTTAACCTTCAAGAGGAGGACAGGGCACTTCGAGAGTGCAATTCAAGAAGGATCAGAAAAACTTTCTTGGCAAAGGTAtggttttttgccttttcttttcttttcctacatgGCTTCCGCTTCTTGTGTGGATGGACTCCCTTTAACTTTAACATGGAAGTActttctttgacttttaaatAGTAAGTGCTTCCATGTTTTAGTAGAAGTGAATCCAAATCATTCCTCTGAATGTAACAAGGCAAGTTCCTTATATAGCCCAAGGGGAGCCCCTTTGCTTTAACATGGGGGTACCTGCTGTGTAAAACAAAAGTAAGTGCTTCCATGTTTCAGTGGAGGTGTTCCCAAATGGACACAACTTTTATCTTGATCCGGCATTTTCTAAGCTTACTTTACAGGTTAAGGAATGGtaactttttcacatttttacaaGACTGGGCTCCCCACCACTTAAACGTGGATGTACTTGCTTTGTATCTAAAAAAGTAAGTGCTTCCATGTTTTAGTGATGGTAAGTcttacttttacattttagaaacttACAAGGCTTAATTTAAGCCTCACCGAAATGACCATCTATGGTATATTTAAGCTGTACCCTTAAAACTGTTAAGGAACGCACTCTACTTTAACATGGAGACACTTGCTGTGACATGATAAAAATAAGTGCTTCCATGTTTTAGTGTGGTGGTTCCTTTCAAATCCTCAACTGCCTTATATCCATTATATGTGCAGATCTTGGCTACATGCCATGACTGTTGCTAATATGCAACTCTGTTCAATACAAATTGGAATTGCACTTTAGCAATGGTGATGGCGTGTGCCAATTTTCAACTACAGAATCTGTATCATCTACTTACTTTGAAAGTACTCTTAAGGGTATAacctcttctcccattttgtgcctctctttgtgttttttcttatgcttcctttttgcttttaaaagggaTCCATCTTTTACATCTCCAGTATCCTTTTCCTCTTCAGTAGAGACTTCTAAATCTTAATATCAAAAAGTTAACTTTAGGTAAATAAGGATTTcttaatctcattttaatttaattgtagATAAATTAACCTTGAAGTTGTCAatacctttgttttctttgggaacttctacatcttcttttttaatgttgtctttctgtgttattttctttacttttgaccTGGGAGTTGGGTGTTCTGCTTCTTCAGAGatacttctcttcctcttccccgtTCTGACTGTAGGTAAGCTGGATGCTTCTGCTCTTTCccgttttttctttttctttgacgGTGGCTTCTGGGGTTCAGTAATCTCTACTTCAGATCCCTCAGATGTGGTCCtggatcttttcatttttcctacaGTCTCTTTACTTGTGTCAATATTTGACTCTTTGGTCTGGATATTGTCCTCTTTCTTCATTcggcctttcttcttcttcttctttttcttttcttctgtaacaATGTTATCATTAGTGTTCATTTTAATTCAACTACATTTACTTAAATATCAATATTAAGTTACCTGATACTCCAAGGACAGGAATAGgcttattttttactgttttaggAAATATGCCAGGTTTTCTTGGTGCTTCTTCTGGTGGGTTGTTAAGAAActgaaaaccaataaaattttgttactatttaaaaacacttgctaattgtctttgcttttctttttaggttCGGGACCTACCTCAATAGCTTTTGCtgcttgttcttttgtttcaaatTCTACAAAGGCAAATCCCTTTGGATCTCCAGTAGATTTATAATGTGGTATACTTATATAAACAACATTGCCACATTTCCCAAATACTCTTTCAATCCAGCTGTGATTAACATTTTTGGGAAGTAATTCCTATAAGTGAGAAGCAATATTAAAATAGAACTTTTTCAGGGTCAATAAATTTTTTACTTGTAATGTTAGAATGTTTCTGTCATTCTTTTGAATGCCAGCACTGAGCTTTTAGAAAATAAGGTCTCACCACATACATACCACATACACTGTCCGCTCATCCTCATCTTTTGGTCGTTCACCTAAAGGCTTTTTTCTCCTGATTCTGGTGCCTTCTAAGTCCAGCTATGAAATAGTTACATGAGATTAATAACTGACATAATAATTCCACGATATAGTTGTAATAATTCTTACCTCTACAACAGATGAACTTTTCAGTGCTCTGGCTATTAACTTCCCATCTGTGgtcaattttttcattttgttgaaagaCACGAGAAGTGATATATCAACATCTAATGGAAATGCATAAGTTAGTATTACAGAGAATAATTGCATTTTGGtaaaaaattaatcacatttCCCTCCTTTCAAAATTAATTAGTAAAATGCCTTATGAGAATTAATGCACTAAGCACACAGCATTCAAGAAAACTCTGCTCACTGAAAACTGAGCTTGCAAGGAGCTCAACCACACAAAcatggagcctgggtggctagttaggttaagcctccgactttagctcaggtcatagcacaaagcctgcttgtgaACCCCTGTCCCCATATCTCTGCTCTATCtctaagataaacaaaaaaatataggATGTGTGTCTCCAGAATTAACtgaaatctttgtcttttaacacTAGAAATCTGTCTTCTAAAGCAAAAGTGAGCTGTAAGAGTTTTCACGTGTAAAAACTAATGGATTTGTATGTATAGTATATGGTATATATCACAATACAGAATATGCTACCATTGTATTTATGGTAAACGTTGTACAAGTTTAAGGCAGTAACCCTCTAAAACTAGTTCCATTCATTATACAGTGAAGTAAACTTACATCCATCTCTGGACTTTTCTATTTGTTCTCGAAGAAATCTATCCTTGTGAAGATTTGCATCTCCAAACCAGAAATCCACTTGCTTAGCAATATCTGCAAGCACTTGTTTAACTCGTGaccgtttctttttttctacttcttttttcttttcagggttttcttcttccattgctttttcttgctttccaCTTTCAGCTTCCATTCCTGTGTACTGAAAAAAGTTTTATATCACATGtaataataggaaaatatttagGTTACCCTTTTTATTGTCTGAAGGGTTAATAGACTCATTCAgctgacagagaacaaactttgGGTTAACACTTGTAATTAGCTGAGAAAactttcattgtggttttttttaaaatacctgttCACTTTTCATTGgccttttt containing:
- the LARP7 gene encoding la-related protein 7 isoform X1, with the protein product MEAESGKQEKAMEEENPEKKKEVEKKKRSRVKQVLADIAKQVDFWFGDANLHKDRFLREQIEKSRDGYVDISLLVSFNKMKKLTTDGKLIARALKSSSVVELDLEGTRIRRKKPLGERPKDEDERTVYVELLPKNVNHSWIERVFGKCGNVVYISIPHYKSTGDPKGFAFVEFETKEQAAKAIEFLNNPPEEAPRKPGIFPKTVKNKPIPVLGVSEEKKKKKKKKGRMKKEDNIQTKESNIDTSKETVGKMKRSRTTSEGSEVEITEPQKPPSKKKKKRERAEASSLPTVRTGKRKRSISEEAEHPTPRSKVKKITQKDNIKKEDVEVPKENKDLEVSTEEEKDTGDVKDGSLLKAKRKHKKKHKERHKMGEEVIPLRVLSKSEWMDLKKEYLALQKASMSSLKKTISQIKSESKMETNGVAPNSGIENEKTNSEECCPQEKVNATGPQFVSGVIVKIISTEPLPGRKQVRDTLAAISEVVYVDLLEGDTECHARFKTPEDAQAVINAYTEIKKKHCWNLEILSGDHEQRYWQKILVDRQAKLNQPREKKRGTEKLITKAEKIRLAKTQQASKHIRFSEYD
- the LARP7 gene encoding la-related protein 7 isoform X2; amino-acid sequence: MEAESGKQEKAMEEENPEKKKEVEKKKRSRVKQVLADIAKQVDFWFGDANLHKDRFLREQIEKSRDGYVDISLLVSFNKMKKLTTDGKLIARALKSSSVVELDLEGTRIRRKKPLGERPKDEDERTVYVELLPKNVNHSWIERVFGKCGNVVYISIPHYKSTGDPKGFAFVEFETKEQAAKAIEFLNNPPEEAPRKPGIFPKTVKNKPIPVLGVSEKKKKKKKKGRMKKEDNIQTKESNIDTSKETVGKMKRSRTTSEGSEVEITEPQKPPSKKKKKRERAEASSLPTVRTGKRKRSISEEAEHPTPRSKVKKITQKDNIKKEDVEVPKENKDLEVSTEEEKDTGDVKDGSLLKAKRKHKKKHKERHKMGEEVIPLRVLSKSEWMDLKKEYLALQKASMSSLKKTISQIKSESKMETNGVAPNSGIENEKTNSEECCPQEKVNATGPQFVSGVIVKIISTEPLPGRKQVRDTLAAISEVVYVDLLEGDTECHARFKTPEDAQAVINAYTEIKKKHCWNLEILSGDHEQRYWQKILVDRQAKLNQPREKKRGTEKLITKAEKIRLAKTQQASKHIRFSEYD